One genomic region from Homalodisca vitripennis isolate AUS2020 chromosome 6, UT_GWSS_2.1, whole genome shotgun sequence encodes:
- the LOC124365162 gene encoding gelsolin-related protein of 125 kDa-like has protein sequence MEEEENSSRTEYDDEERESEEEVEDDCGEDAEEVFVEHERQERELEETTEDEESIRRTEYEEEVREIEEEVEDDCGADAEEVFVEHERQERELEETMEDEESSSRTEYEDEVREREGEVEDDCGEDAEVVFVEHERQERELEELEVLRVRHKNAGRSSVERKRGGGVV, from the coding sequence ATGGAAGAGGAAGAGAATAGTAGCAGAACTGAATACGATGATGAAGAGAGAGAAAGTGAAGAGGAGGTTGAAGATGATTGTGGAGAAGACGCTGAGGAGGTGTTTGTGGAACACGAGCGACAAGAGAGAGAACTGGAGGAGACAACTGAGGATGAAGAGAGTATTAGAAGAACTGAATACGAAGAGGAAGTGAGAGAAATTGAAGAGGAGGTTGAAGATGATTGTGGAGCTGACGCTGAAGAGGTGTTTGTGGAACACGAGCGACAAGAGAGAGAACTGGAGGAGACAATGGAGGATGAAGAGAGTAGTAGTAGAACTGAATACGAAGATGAAGTGAGAGAAAGGGAAGGGGAGGTTGAAGATGATTGTGGAGAAGACGCTGAGGTGGTGTTTGTGGAACACGAGCGACAAGAGAGAGAACTGGAGGAGCTGGAAGTGTTGAGGGTCCGCCACAAGAACGCTGGGCGGAGTTCGGTGGAGCGAAAGCGTGGAGGAGGAGTGGTGTGA